A section of the Phacochoerus africanus isolate WHEZ1 chromosome 4, ROS_Pafr_v1, whole genome shotgun sequence genome encodes:
- the LOC125125649 gene encoding zinc finger protein 709-like, whose product MDSVAIEDVVVNFNLEEWALLNPSQKKLYKDVMWETFRNLASIGKKWEDHDIEDEYKNQGRKLRSLVLERLCESKEGSQCAKNLSLIPKLRLKKKITGVKPYECSACGKTFMHHSSLKRHISHHSGHKLYEYQKYEEKPYKCKECGKAFSYLQCFEKHERKHNGQENYKCKECGKAFRFRTSFQTHKRVHTGEKPYECKECGKSFMWLTTFQRHMITHTGDTPYKCKECGKPFKWLTTFRRHIIMHTGDAPYKCKECGKVFSFLSALQIHEKTHMGEKPYQCKQCGKAFRYRRTFQTHERTHTGEKPYECKQCGKAFISRVGLQNHERNHSGVKFYKCKKCSKAFSYSSSLRKHERNHNGEKPYECKECGKGFIFLSSLRAHMISHSGDGPYKCKECDKAFNTPSSFQIHLRTHTGEKPYKCKQCGKTFNWPTSIRRHERSHSGEKPYECKQCGKAFSCPRSFQSHERRHSGEKPYDCKKCGKAFSCPNSCRKHERSHSGEKPYECKECGKAFSSLTRFQRHVVMHTGDGPYKCKECGKIFDCPNYFRSHERTHSVEKPYECKKCYKAFSTPRSLRRHERTHTGEKPHVCKECGKAFSYPSFLQKHERSHTGEKPYQCRQCGKAVSYLSSLRSHERTHSGEKPYECKECGKAFIFLSKFRIHMIKHTGVGSYTCKKCGKGFDCPSSLQNHERTHTREKPYECKNCNKAFSRLRSLQNHERTHVGK is encoded by the exons ATG gACTCTGTAGCCATTGAAGATGTGGTTGTGAATTTCAACCTGGAGGAGTGGGCTTTACTGAATCCTTCACAGAAGAAACTCTATAAAGATGTGATGTGGGAAACCTTCAGAAACCTGGCCTCAATAG ggaaaaaatgggAGGATCACGACATTGAAGATGAGTACAAAAACCAGGGGAGAAAACTAAG aagtcTTGTGTTAGAGAGACTCTGTGAAAGTAAAGAAGGTAGTCAGTGTGCAAAAAACTTGAGCCTTATTCCAAAACTcagactaaagaagaaaattactggAGTGAAACCATATGAATGCAGTGCATGTGGAAAAACCTTTATGCATCATTCATCCCTTAAAAGGCACATCAGCCATCACAGTGGGCACAAACTATATGAGTATCAGAAATATGAAGAGAAGCCAtataaatgtaaggaatgtggcaaagccttcaGTTATCTTCAGTgttttgaaaaacatgaaagaaaacacaatggacaggaaaactataaatgtaaggaatgtgggaaagcttttCGTTTTCGCACATCCTTTCAAACACATAAAAGAGTTCATACAGGAGAAAAGccctatgaatgtaaggaatgtgggaaatcCTTCATGTGGCTCACAACCTTTCAAAGACACATGATAACACACACTGGAGATACACCCtataaatgtaaggaatgtgggaaaccCTTTAAGTGGCTCACAACCTTTCGAAGACACATAATAATGCACACTGGAGATGCTCCATATAAATGTAAAGAATGTGGGAAagtctttagttttttaagtgcactacaaatacatgaaaaaaccCACATGGGAGAGAAACCCTATCAATGTAAAcaatgtggaaaagcctttagATATCGTCGAACTTTTCAAACACATGAAAGGactcacacaggagagaaaccctatgaatgtaagcaGTGTGGTAAAGCTTTTATTTCTCGTGTAGGATTACAAAACCATGAAAGAAATCACAGTGGAGTGAaattctataaatgtaaaaaatgtagTAAAGCATTCAGTTATTCCAGTTCTCTtcgaaaacatgaaagaaatcataatggagagaaaccctatgagtgtaaggaatgtgggaaaggctttatttttctctcaagcCTTCGAGCACACATGATAAGTCACTCTGGAGATGGACCTtataaatgtaaggaatgtgACAAAGCATTCAATACTCCCAGTTCATTTCAAATACATCTAAGgactcacactggagagaagccttatAAATGTAAACAATGTGGGAAAACTTTCAATTGGCCCACTTCCATTCGCAGACATGAAAGAAGTCATAGTGGGGAAAAACCCTATGAGTGTAAGcaatgtggaaaagcctttagTTGTCCCAGATCCTTTCAAAGCCATGAAAGGAGACACAGTGGAGAAAAGCCCTATGACTGTAAGAAATGTGGTAAAGCCTTCAGTTGTCCAAATTCATGTCGAAAACATGAAAGAAGTCATAGTGGAGAGAAGccctatgaatgtaaggaatgtgggaaagccttcagttCTCTCACCAGATTTCAAAGACATGTGGTGATGCACACTGGAGATGGACCTTATAAATGTAAGGAGTGTGGGAAAATCTTTGATTGTCCCAATTACTTTCGAAGTCATGAAAGGACTCACAGTGTAGAAAAGCCCTATGAATGTAAGAAATGTTATAAAGCCTTCAGTACTCCCAGATCCCTTCGAAGACATGAAAgaactcatactggagagaaacctcaTGTGTGTAAGGAATGTGGTAAAGCCTTCAGTTATCCCAGTTTCCTTCAGAAACATGAAAGAAGTCATACTGGGGAAAAACCCTATCAATGTAGGCAATGTGGTAAAGCTGTCAGTTATCTCAGTTCCCTTCGAAGTCATGAAAGAACTCATAGTGGAgaaaaaccctatgaatgtaaggaatgtgggaaagcctttatttttctctcaaaatttcGAATACACATGATAAAGCACACTGGAGTTGGATCTTATACATGTAAGAAATGTGGAAAAGGCTTTGATTGTCCTAGTTCATTACAAAACCATGAAAGAACTCATACCAGAGAGAAACCATATGAATGTAAAAATTGCAATAAAGCTTTCAGTCGTCTTCGTTCTTTACAAAACCATGAAAGAACTCATGTTGGAAAGTAG